One part of the Arabidopsis thaliana chromosome 4, partial sequence genome encodes these proteins:
- the CK1 gene encoding casein kinase 1 (casein kinase 1 (CK1); FUNCTIONS IN: protein serine/threonine kinase activity, protein kinase activity, kinase activity, ATP binding; INVOLVED IN: protein amino acid phosphorylation; LOCATED IN: plasmodesma; EXPRESSED IN: 24 plant structures; EXPRESSED DURING: 15 growth stages; CONTAINS InterPro DOMAIN/s: Protein kinase, ATP binding site (InterPro:IPR017441), Protein kinase, catalytic domain (InterPro:IPR000719), Serine/threonine-protein kinase domain (InterPro:IPR002290), Serine/threonine-protein kinase-like domain (InterPro:IPR017442), Protein kinase-like domain (InterPro:IPR011009), Serine/threonine-protein kinase, active site (InterPro:IPR008271); BEST Arabidopsis thaliana protein match is: casein kinase I-like 12 (TAIR:AT5G57015.1); Has 62578 Blast hits to 62222 proteins in 2324 species: Archae - 33; Bacteria - 9966; Metazoa - 23829; Fungi - 6469; Plants - 10923; Viruses - 370; Other Eukaryotes - 10988 (source: NCBI BLink).), with amino-acid sequence MEPRVGNKFRLGRKIGSGSFGEIYLGTNIHTNEELAIKLENVKTKHPQLLYESKLYRILQGGTGVPNVKWFGVEGDYNVLVMDLLGPSLEDLFNFCSRKLSLKSVLMLADQMINRVEFFHSKSFLHRDLKPDNFLMGLGRRANQVYIIDFGLAKKYRDSTTHQHIPYRENKNLTGTARYASMNTHLGIEQSRRDDLESLGYILMYFLKGSLPWQGLKAGTKKQKYERISEKKVSTSIEALCRGYPSEFASYFHYCRSLRFDDKPDYAYLKRIFRDLFIREGFQFDYVFDWTILKYQQSQLTAPPSRALNPAVGTSAALPPGISNIDRYTGEEEGRPHMESSRRRVSGALDNSGNISNQPTSSSARDSMIPSSSLFAQSAGSSRRVTAVSGSRDNFPGSEELLQRSRTGDVSRGVIPRNSPGEAGKSTRRHYESVVKGIDNLQVSDEHHPH; translated from the exons ATGGAACCTCGTGTGGGGAACAAGTTTCGTCTCGGCCGAAAGATCGGTAGTGGTTCGTTTGGAGAGATCTATCTCG GTACTAATATTCATACGAATGAAGAACTGGCTATTAAGCTT GAAAATGTGAAGACAAAACATCCACAGCTGCTCTATGAATCGAAGTTATACAGGATTCTACAAGGGGGAA CTGGTGTTCCAAATGTCAAATGGTTTGGTGTTGAAGGGGACTATAATGTTTTGGTGATGGATCTACTCGGACCAAGTCTTGAAGATCTCTTCAATTTTTGTAGCAGGAAACTTTCATTGAAGTCTGTCCTCATGCTTGCTGATCAAATG ATCAACCGTGTTGAGTTTTTTCATTCAAAGTCTTTCCTTCACCGAGATCTTAAGCCAGACAACTTCCTCATGGGCCTTGGAAGGCGTGCGAACCAG GTATACATCATTGACTTTGGTCTTGCTAAGAAGTATAGGGATAGTACAACACATCAGCACATTCCCTACAG ggaaaataaaaacctGACAGGAACTGCGAGATATGCTAGTATGAACACTCACTTGGGAATTG AACAAAGTCGAAGGGATGATCTTGAGTCTCTTGGTTACATCCTTATGTATTTCCTCAAAGGAAG TCTTCCATGGCAAGGACTGAAAGCTGGAACCAAAAAGCAAAAGTATGAAAGGATTAGTGAAAAGAAAGTTTCTACATCCATTGAG GCTTTATGTCGTGGTTACCCATCCGAATTTGCATCCTATTTCCACTACTGTCGGTCGCTTCGGTTTGATGATAAACCAGATTACGCTTATCTGAAAAGAATATTTCGAGATCTCTTTATCCGTGAAG GGTTTCAGTTTGATTACGTGTTTGACTGGACAATCTTGAAATATCAACAATCACAACTAACCGCTCCCCCATCTCGTGCCCTC AATCCTGCTGTGGGAACTAGTGCCGCATTGCCTCCGGGCATTTCCAACATCGATAGATACACAG GGGAGGAAGAAGGGCGACCACATATGGAATCATCTCGACGGAGAGTTTCAGGGGCTCTTGATAACTCAGGGAATATTTCGAACCAACCGACATCCTCAAGTGCTAGAGACTCCATG ATCCCGAGCTCCTCGTTGTTTGCACAATCAGCAGGATCATCGAGGAGAGTAACTGCAGTAAGTGGCAGCCGGGACAATTTTCCAGGCAGCGAGGAGTTGTTGCAGAGAAGCCGTACAGGTGACGTCAGCCGCGGCGTGATCCCGAGAAACTCTCCTGGGGAGGCTGGGAAATCCACAAGAAGACACTACGAATCAGTAGTTAAAGGCATCGATAATCTTCAAGTCTCGGACGAACACCATCCCCACTGA
- the NAP1;1 gene encoding nucleosome assembly protein1;1 (nucleosome assembly protein1;1 (NAP1;1); FUNCTIONS IN: DNA binding; INVOLVED IN: DNA repair, nucleosome assembly; LOCATED IN: nucleus, plasma membrane, cytoplasm; EXPRESSED IN: 23 plant structures; EXPRESSED DURING: 13 growth stages; CONTAINS InterPro DOMAIN/s: Nucleosome assembly protein (NAP) (InterPro:IPR002164); BEST Arabidopsis thaliana protein match is: nucleosome assembly protein 1;3 (TAIR:AT5G56950.1); Has 30201 Blast hits to 17322 proteins in 780 species: Archae - 12; Bacteria - 1396; Metazoa - 17338; Fungi - 3422; Plants - 5037; Viruses - 0; Other Eukaryotes - 2996 (source: NCBI BLink).), with protein MSNDKDSFNVSDLTAALKDEDRAGLVNALKNKLQNLAGQRSDVLENLTPNVRKRVDALRDIQSQHDELEAKFREERAILEAKYQTLYQPLYVKRYEIVNGTTEVELAPEDDTKVDQGEEKTAEEKGVPSFWLTALKNNDVISEEVTERDEGALKYLKDIKWCKIEEPKGFKLEFFFDTNPYFKNTVLTKSYHMIDEDEPLLEKAMGTEIDWYPGKCLTQKILKKKPKKGSKNTKPITKLEDCESFFNFFSPPEVPDEDEDIDEERAEDLQNLMEQDYDIGSTIREKIIPRAVSWFTGEAMEAEDFEIDDDEEDDIDEDEDEEDEEDEEDDDDEDEEESKTKKKPSIGNKVCNLSELKFI; from the exons ATGAGCAACGACAAGGATAGCTTCAACGTCTCCGATCTTACTGCTG CTCTTAAGGACGAGGATCGAGCTGGCCTTGTCAATGCTCTAAAG AACAAGCTGCAGAATCTGGCTGGTCAGCGTTCTGATGTGCTCGAGAATCTGACTCCCAATGTGAGAAAGCGCGTTGATGCCTTGAGGGATATACAG AGCCAACATGATGAACTAGAGGCAAAATTCCGTGAGGAGAGAGCTATTCTTGAAGCCAAGTATCAAACGCTGTATCAGCCTTTGTATGTCAAG CGTTATGAGATTGTGAATGGCACTACTGAAGTTGAACTGGCTCCAGAGGATGATACCAAGGTGGACCAAGGAGAGGAGAAAACTGCAGAAG AGAAAGGAGTTCCAAGTTTCTGGCTGACAGCTCTGAAAAATAACGATGTTATTTCCGAGGAG GTCACAGAGCGTGATGAAGGGGCTCTCAAATATCTTAAAGATATTAAGTGGTGCAAGATTGAAGAGCCTAAAGGATTCAAActtgagtttttctttgacACGAATCCGTATTTTAAGAACACTGTCTTGACAAAGTCTTATCATatgattgatgaagatgagccACTGCTTGAGAAGGCTATGGG GACAGAAATTGATTGGTATCCTGGAAAGTGTCTAACTCAGAAGATTCTCAAGAAGAAGCCTAAGAAAGGTTCAAAGAATACTAAACCAATCACCAAACTCGAAGATTGTGaaagcttcttcaacttctttagTCCTCCAGAAGTTCcggatgaagatgaagatatcGACGAGGAAAGA GCTGAGGATCTTCAAAACCTGATGGAACAAGATTATGACATCGG ATCTACTATTCGGGAAAAGATTATTCCTCGTGCTGTCTCATGGTTTACTGGTGAGGCTATGGAAGCAGAGGATTTTGAAATAGATGACGATGAGGAAGATGACAttgatgaggatgaagatgaggaagacgaagaggatgaggaggacgatgatgatgaggatgaagaagaaagcaagacCAAAAAGAAG ccATCAATCGGCAACAAGGTATGTAACCTTTCAGAACTaaagtttatttga
- the NAP1;1 gene encoding nucleosome assembly protein1;1 (nucleosome assembly protein1;1 (NAP1;1); FUNCTIONS IN: DNA binding; INVOLVED IN: DNA repair, nucleosome assembly; LOCATED IN: nucleus, plasma membrane, cytoplasm; EXPRESSED IN: 24 plant structures; EXPRESSED DURING: 13 growth stages; CONTAINS InterPro DOMAIN/s: Nucleosome assembly protein (NAP) (InterPro:IPR002164); BEST Arabidopsis thaliana protein match is: nucleosome assembly protein 1;3 (TAIR:AT5G56950.1); Has 21058 Blast hits to 13074 proteins in 728 species: Archae - 43; Bacteria - 905; Metazoa - 8886; Fungi - 3078; Plants - 1413; Viruses - 309; Other Eukaryotes - 6424 (source: NCBI BLink).): protein MSNDKDSFNVSDLTAALKDEDRAGLVNALKNKLQNLAGQRSDVLENLTPNVRKRVDALRDIQSQHDELEAKFREERAILEAKYQTLYQPLYVKRYEIVNGTTEVELAPEDDTKVDQGEEKTAEEKGVPSFWLTALKNNDVISEEVTERDEGALKYLKDIKWCKIEEPKGFKLEFFFDTNPYFKNTVLTKSYHMIDEDEPLLEKAMGTEIDWYPGKCLTQKILKKKPKKGSKNTKPITKLEDCESFFNFFSPPEVPDEDEDIDEERAEDLQNLMEQDYDIGSTIREKIIPRAVSWFTGEAMEAEDFEIDDDEEDDIDEDEDEEDEEDEEDDDDEDEEESKTKKKPSIGNKKGGRSQIVGEGKQDERPPECKQQ from the exons ATGAGCAACGACAAGGATAGCTTCAACGTCTCCGATCTTACTGCTG CTCTTAAGGACGAGGATCGAGCTGGCCTTGTCAATGCTCTAAAG AACAAGCTGCAGAATCTGGCTGGTCAGCGTTCTGATGTGCTCGAGAATCTGACTCCCAATGTGAGAAAGCGCGTTGATGCCTTGAGGGATATACAG AGCCAACATGATGAACTAGAGGCAAAATTCCGTGAGGAGAGAGCTATTCTTGAAGCCAAGTATCAAACGCTGTATCAGCCTTTGTATGTCAAG CGTTATGAGATTGTGAATGGCACTACTGAAGTTGAACTGGCTCCAGAGGATGATACCAAGGTGGACCAAGGAGAGGAGAAAACTGCAGAAG AGAAAGGAGTTCCAAGTTTCTGGCTGACAGCTCTGAAAAATAACGATGTTATTTCCGAGGAG GTCACAGAGCGTGATGAAGGGGCTCTCAAATATCTTAAAGATATTAAGTGGTGCAAGATTGAAGAGCCTAAAGGATTCAAActtgagtttttctttgacACGAATCCGTATTTTAAGAACACTGTCTTGACAAAGTCTTATCATatgattgatgaagatgagccACTGCTTGAGAAGGCTATGGG GACAGAAATTGATTGGTATCCTGGAAAGTGTCTAACTCAGAAGATTCTCAAGAAGAAGCCTAAGAAAGGTTCAAAGAATACTAAACCAATCACCAAACTCGAAGATTGTGaaagcttcttcaacttctttagTCCTCCAGAAGTTCcggatgaagatgaagatatcGACGAGGAAAGA GCTGAGGATCTTCAAAACCTGATGGAACAAGATTATGACATCGG ATCTACTATTCGGGAAAAGATTATTCCTCGTGCTGTCTCATGGTTTACTGGTGAGGCTATGGAAGCAGAGGATTTTGAAATAGATGACGATGAGGAAGATGACAttgatgaggatgaagatgaggaagacgaagaggatgaggaggacgatgatgatgaggatgaagaagaaagcaagacCAAAAAGAAG ccATCAATCGGCAACAAG AAGGGAGGGAGATCTCAGATAGTTGGTGAAGGTAAACAAGATGAGAGGCCACCCGAATGCAAGCAACAGTAA
- a CDS encoding Ankyrin repeat family protein / BTB/POZ domain-containing protein, giving the protein MMATTTTTTTARFSDSYEFSNTSGNSFFAAESSLDYPTEFLTPPEVSALKLLSNCLESVFDSPETFYSDAKLVLAGGREVSFHRCILSARIPVFKSALATVKEQKSSTTVKLQLKEIARDYEVGFDSVVAVLAYVYSGRVRSPPKGASACVDDDCCHVACRSKVDFMVEVLYLSFVFQIQELVTLYERQFLEIVDKVVVEDILVIFKLDTLCGTTYKKLLDRCIEIIVKSDIELVSLEKSLPQHIFKQIIDIREALCLEPPKLERHVKNIYKALDSDDVELVKMLLLEGHTNLDEAYALHFAIAHCAVKTAYDLLELELADVNLRNPRGYTVLHVAAMRKEPKLIISLLMKGANILDTTLDGRTALVIVKRLTKADDYKTSTEDGTPSLKGGLCIEVLEHEQKLEYLSPIEASLSLPVTPEELRMRLLYYENRVALARLLFPVETETVQGIAKLEETCEFTASSLEPDHHIGEKRTSLDLNMAPFQIHEKHLSRLRALCKTVELGKRYFKRCSLDHFMDTEDLNHLASVEEDTPEKRLQKKQRYMELQETLMKTFSEDKEECGKSSTPKPTSAVRSNRKLSHRRLKVDKRDFLKRPYGNGD; this is encoded by the exons ATGAtggccaccaccaccaccaccaccaccgctaGATTCTCTGATTCATACGAGTTCAGCAACACAAGCGGCAATAGCTTCTTCGCCGCCGAGTCATCTCTTGATTATCCGACGGAATTTCTCACGCCACCGGAGGTATCAGCTCTTAAACTTCTGTCTAACTGCCTCGAGTCTGTTTTCGACTCGCCGGAGACGTTCTACAGCGATGCTAAGCTAGTTCTCGCCGGCGGCCGGGAAGTTTCTTTTCACCGTTGTATTCTTTCCGCGAGAATTCCTGTCTTCAAAAGCGCTTTAGCCACCGTGAAGGAACAAAAATCCTCCACCACCGTGAAGCTCCAGCTGAAAGAGATCGCCAGAGATTACGAAGTCGGCTTTGACTCGGTTGTGGCGGTTTTGGCGTATGTTTACAGCGGCAGAGTGAGGTCCCCGCCGAAGGGAGCTTCTGCTTGCGTAGACGACGATTGTTGCCACGTGGCTTGCCGGTCAAAGGTGGATTTCATGGTGGAGGTTCTTTATCTGTCTTTCGTTTTCCAGATTCAAGAATTAGTTACTCTGTATGAG aGGCAGTTCTTGGAAATTGTAGACAAAGTTGTAGTCGAAGACATCTTGGTTATATTCAAGCTTGATACTCTATGTGGTACAACATACAAGAAGCTTTTGGATAGATGCATAGAAATTATCGTGAAGTCTGATATAGAACTAGTTAGTCTTGAGAAGTCTTTACCTCAACACATTTTCAAGCAAATCATAGACATCCGCGAAGCGCTCTGTCTAGAGCCACCTAAACTAGAAAGGCATGTCAAGAACATATACAAGGCGCTAGACTCAGATGATGTTGAGCTTGTCAAGATGCTTTTGCTAGAAGGACACACCAATCTCGATGAGGCGTATGCTCTTCATTTTGCTATCGCTCACTGCGCTGTGAAGACCGCGTATGATCTCCTCGAGCTTGAGCTTGCGGATGTTAACCTTAGAAATCCGAGGGGATACACTGTGCTTCATGTTGCTGCGATGCGGAAGGAGCCGAAGTTGATAATATCTTTGTTAATGAAAGGGGCAAATATTTTAGACACAACATTGGATGGTAGAACCGCTTTAGTGATTGTAAAACGACTCACTAAAGCGGATGACTACAAAACTAGTACGGAGGACGGTACGCCTTCTCTGAAAGGCGGATTATGCATAGAGGTACTTGAGCATGAACAAAAACTAGAATATTTGTCGCCTATAGAGGCTTCACTTTCTCTTCCAGTAACTCCAGAGGAGTTGAGGATGAGGTTGCTCTATTATGAAAACCGAG TTGCACTTGCTCGACTTCTCTTTCCAGTGGAAACTGAAACTGTACAGGGTATTGCCAAATTGGAGGAAACATGCGAGTTTACAGCTTCTAGTCTCGAGCCTGATCATCACATTGGTGAAAAGCGGACATCACTAGACCTAAATATGGCGCCGTTCCAAATCCATGAGAAGCATTTGAGTAGACTAAGAGCACTTTGTAAAACCG TGGAACTGGGGAAACGCTACTTCAAACGATGTTCGCTTGATCACTTTATGGATACTGAGGACTTGAATCATCTTGCTAGCGTAGAAGAAGATACTCCTGAGAAACGGctacaaaagaagcaaaggtACATGGAACTACAAGAGACTCTGATGAAGACCTTTAGTGAGGACAAGGAGGAATGTGGAAAGTCTTCCACACCGAAACCAACCTCTGCGGTGAGGTCTAATAGAAAACTCTCTCACCGGCGCCTAAAAGTGGACAAACGGGATTTTTTGAAACGACCTTACGGGAACGGGGATTAA
- a CDS encoding Ankyrin repeat family protein / BTB/POZ domain-containing protein (Ankyrin repeat family protein / BTB/POZ domain-containing protein; CONTAINS InterPro DOMAIN/s: BTB/POZ (InterPro:IPR013069), NPR1/NIM1 like, C-terminal (InterPro:IPR021094), BTB/POZ fold (InterPro:IPR011333), Ankyrin repeat-containing domain (InterPro:IPR020683), BTB/POZ-like (InterPro:IPR000210), Ankyrin repeat (InterPro:IPR002110); BEST Arabidopsis thaliana protein match is: regulatory protein (NPR1) (TAIR:AT1G64280.1); Has 2068 Blast hits to 1653 proteins in 155 species: Archae - 0; Bacteria - 76; Metazoa - 627; Fungi - 31; Plants - 645; Viruses - 9; Other Eukaryotes - 680 (source: NCBI BLink).) encodes MATTTTTTTARFSDSYEFSNTSGNSFFAAESSLDYPTEFLTPPEVSALKLLSNCLESVFDSPETFYSDAKLVLAGGREVSFHRCILSARIPVFKSALATVKEQKSSTTVKLQLKEIARDYEVGFDSVVAVLAYVYSGRVRSPPKGASACVDDDCCHVACRSKVDFMVEVLYLSFVFQIQELVTLYERQFLEIVDKVVVEDILVIFKLDTLCGTTYKKLLDRCIEIIVKSDIELVSLEKSLPQHIFKQIIDIREALCLEPPKLERHVKNIYKALDSDDVELVKMLLLEGHTNLDEAYALHFAIAHCAVKTAYDLLELELADVNLRNPRGYTVLHVAAMRKEPKLIISLLMKGANILDTTLDGRTALVIVKRLTKADDYKTSTEDGTPSLKGGLCIEVLEHEQKLEYLSPIEASLSLPVTPEELRMRLLYYENRVALARLLFPVETETVQGIAKLEETCEFTASSLEPDHHIGEKRTSLDLNMAPFQIHEKHLSRLRALCKTVELGKRYFKRCSLDHFMDTEDLNHLASVEEDTPEKRLQKKQRYMELQETLMKTFSEDKEECGKSSTPKPTSAVRSNRKLSHRRLKVDKRDFLKRPYGNGD; translated from the exons AtggccaccaccaccaccaccaccaccgctaGATTCTCTGATTCATACGAGTTCAGCAACACAAGCGGCAATAGCTTCTTCGCCGCCGAGTCATCTCTTGATTATCCGACGGAATTTCTCACGCCACCGGAGGTATCAGCTCTTAAACTTCTGTCTAACTGCCTCGAGTCTGTTTTCGACTCGCCGGAGACGTTCTACAGCGATGCTAAGCTAGTTCTCGCCGGCGGCCGGGAAGTTTCTTTTCACCGTTGTATTCTTTCCGCGAGAATTCCTGTCTTCAAAAGCGCTTTAGCCACCGTGAAGGAACAAAAATCCTCCACCACCGTGAAGCTCCAGCTGAAAGAGATCGCCAGAGATTACGAAGTCGGCTTTGACTCGGTTGTGGCGGTTTTGGCGTATGTTTACAGCGGCAGAGTGAGGTCCCCGCCGAAGGGAGCTTCTGCTTGCGTAGACGACGATTGTTGCCACGTGGCTTGCCGGTCAAAGGTGGATTTCATGGTGGAGGTTCTTTATCTGTCTTTCGTTTTCCAGATTCAAGAATTAGTTACTCTGTATGAG aGGCAGTTCTTGGAAATTGTAGACAAAGTTGTAGTCGAAGACATCTTGGTTATATTCAAGCTTGATACTCTATGTGGTACAACATACAAGAAGCTTTTGGATAGATGCATAGAAATTATCGTGAAGTCTGATATAGAACTAGTTAGTCTTGAGAAGTCTTTACCTCAACACATTTTCAAGCAAATCATAGACATCCGCGAAGCGCTCTGTCTAGAGCCACCTAAACTAGAAAGGCATGTCAAGAACATATACAAGGCGCTAGACTCAGATGATGTTGAGCTTGTCAAGATGCTTTTGCTAGAAGGACACACCAATCTCGATGAGGCGTATGCTCTTCATTTTGCTATCGCTCACTGCGCTGTGAAGACCGCGTATGATCTCCTCGAGCTTGAGCTTGCGGATGTTAACCTTAGAAATCCGAGGGGATACACTGTGCTTCATGTTGCTGCGATGCGGAAGGAGCCGAAGTTGATAATATCTTTGTTAATGAAAGGGGCAAATATTTTAGACACAACATTGGATGGTAGAACCGCTTTAGTGATTGTAAAACGACTCACTAAAGCGGATGACTACAAAACTAGTACGGAGGACGGTACGCCTTCTCTGAAAGGCGGATTATGCATAGAGGTACTTGAGCATGAACAAAAACTAGAATATTTGTCGCCTATAGAGGCTTCACTTTCTCTTCCAGTAACTCCAGAGGAGTTGAGGATGAGGTTGCTCTATTATGAAAACCGAG TTGCACTTGCTCGACTTCTCTTTCCAGTGGAAACTGAAACTGTACAGGGTATTGCCAAATTGGAGGAAACATGCGAGTTTACAGCTTCTAGTCTCGAGCCTGATCATCACATTGGTGAAAAGCGGACATCACTAGACCTAAATATGGCGCCGTTCCAAATCCATGAGAAGCATTTGAGTAGACTAAGAGCACTTTGTAAAACCG TGGAACTGGGGAAACGCTACTTCAAACGATGTTCGCTTGATCACTTTATGGATACTGAGGACTTGAATCATCTTGCTAGCGTAGAAGAAGATACTCCTGAGAAACGGctacaaaagaagcaaaggtACATGGAACTACAAGAGACTCTGATGAAGACCTTTAGTGAGGACAAGGAGGAATGTGGAAAGTCTTCCACACCGAAACCAACCTCTGCGGTGAGGTCTAATAGAAAACTCTCTCACCGGCGCCTAAAAGTGGACAAACGGGATTTTTTGAAACGACCTTACGGGAACGGGGATTAA
- a CDS encoding cotton fiber protein (unknown protein; FUNCTIONS IN: molecular_function unknown; INVOLVED IN: biological_process unknown; LOCATED IN: endomembrane system; EXPRESSED IN: 23 plant structures; EXPRESSED DURING: 13 growth stages; BEST Arabidopsis thaliana protein match is: unknown protein (TAIR:AT5G56980.1); Has 121 Blast hits to 116 proteins in 19 species: Archae - 0; Bacteria - 0; Metazoa - 4; Fungi - 0; Plants - 113; Viruses - 0; Other Eukaryotes - 4 (source: NCBI BLink).) gives MELLTSLTNWLTPTTLFLLLNFTIATIFITNRFSSCSRKHNQHQDGYGSSGHDQNQARFGRPPSLIDRVKSINFHLYNSPSPESEIHYSGSDPNPNPPPSLLQRVKSINMPYFKFPQHNSEGDYAAYELMTQPDETNRVDPIDKIPEDDVTTEPRFGAPSLLQRVKSIKLPSLYRSDPDPTPEVQTHTRTKSESSKPATKKKKKATKKMMKSASERHIGREEEETVEAVEKRRPETMRVERTTSIGDGGEEGVDDKASNFINKFKQQLKLQRLDSFLRYREMLKND, from the coding sequence atggagCTACTCACAAGCTTGACCAACTGGTTAACTCCGACgactctcttcctcctcctcaatTTCACGATCGCCACCATTTTCATCACCAACCGGTTCAGTTCCTGTTCAAGAAAACACAACCAACATCAAGATGGTTACGGGTCGTCGGGTCATGACCAAAATCAGGCACGGTTTGGCAGACCTCCTTCGCTCATAGACAGAGTAAAGTCCATCAACTTCCATCTGTACAATTCTCCTTCACCAGAATCCGAGATCCACTACTCCGGGTCGGATCCTAACCCGAACCCACCTCCTTCTCTCTTGCAACGGGTCAAATCCATCAACATGCCTTACTTCAAGTTCCCACAACACAATTCTGAAGGAGATTACGCTGCTTACGAGCTCATGACCCAACCCGACGAGACTAACCGGGTCGACCCGATCGACAAGATCCCGGAGGATGACGTCACGACCGAACCTAGATTCGGAGCTCCATCACTCTTGCAGCGGGTGAAATCCATAAAGCTTCCTTCTTTATACAGATCCGACCCAGATCCAACACCAGAAGTGCAAACACATACGAGGACGAAGTCGGAGTCGAGTAAACCggcgacgaagaagaagaagaaagctacaaagaagatgatgaaatctGCTAGCGAGAGACACATCGGCCGGGAAGAGGAGGAGACAGTTGAGGCCGTGGAGAAGAGAAGGCCGGAGACGATGAGAGTTGAGAGAACGACGTCGATAGGAgacggaggagaagaaggtgtCGACGATAAAGCTTcaaatttcatcaacaagTTTAAGCAACAGCTTAAGCTACAGAGGCTAGATTCGTTTCTAAGGTACAGAGAGATGCTCAAGAACGATTAA